The DNA sequence AAAACATGATAGCATGTGGAATTGTACCAAATCATACACAGAGCACTTCATGTTAAATAAACAGCTGCATAACCAGaagagataaataaggagttgtTTTCGAAAGGTCCAGTTACAATCTCTGGAAAAGCAAATACTCTTGTTGCCAGGTCGCTTTGACTTATGCTGATCATTGACACACCCAAAAAATGTCAGGCCACCagacaaacaggagacatctggGAATAGTGAGAAAAGGGGGCAAAGtacaccatacacacacacacagcatgcaaaAACGAAATTAAGAAATGTCCTACTCTCATTGGTCAAAATCCAAGCGATCATTGACCCACGAAAGTGCCAAAAAACATAGGCAGGAAGTCACGTTCGCTTTGGCATAAATAGGGGTTGGGTATGAGTTGAAGGGGTCTGCATTGGTGATTTTCTGAGTTTTGTTTGTTCGtgtgtaatgaaataaactcCCGTTGGTTGTCTGCACATCTCTCTGGTCTCAGCGTTTGGTGTAAACATCTTAATATAGCCTGATTTGAAACCCCTATAGTGCATGAAGGGTTGGAATGGAGAAGACATGTGAATTAAGTCCATgttcctctcttctccatcaGATCCTTGTTCCTCCTTAGCGTAATCACTCTGGACACAAAGGAAAACATCCAGGTAGCCTTCCTGGTAGCTTGTTTACACACGTGCAATTTTTGTGTGGTTCATCTTTTGGACGGATATTCAATATCTATTGGTTTATAAATAAACAAGTACCGGGACACATACCTACACTTAGTCCTTTCTTTGGTTGTGTGATTAATATTTACAGATCTGTGTTTTGTGATAGCAGAATATTAACTCCTAAGtcaaaaatctgtattttactCTTAATtgtgtacagtatatccatCCTAAATCATTTACTGTGAGTACTGTATTAATTGGATTGCTGTTGACAGACCAATACTACAGGCTGTCCTCTTAAGTTGTTCTGTATTTGGAAACAAAGTGAGGCAGTTAAAGAGATTACTCTCTGGAAGCAAGTTTATCCAATACACTTCAACCTGCTATAAACAGCCAGGAACAAATGGCTATATATAGAAAGTCTTCTCTCTCCTGCAAATGATATCCTATACTTCACTGATGTGTCTTCACATCATCCTCACTCAGTAACCCTGTCACTCATTTACTCAACAGAGGAGCAGTAGTACTGCAGTGGCACCAGTGACAGAGAGTAACTGACGTATTAGTAGACCTCTGACTGCAAAGGCAAGAGAGTCCTACACTGGCAAGAAATCGTGGCAagtagtgtttttgtttgtttgtttgtttgtttgttttatttaaaatgcacTTAAATTTGGAAGATACAGTACAAATTACCAAAACTAACACTACAACTGCAACTCAACACACTGTGCAATCCTCAAATCCGCAGTTAATTTTCTCACATTTCTAGTTGCTCGACCCAATGATGCCTTGACAGTTGCCCTGGTGACCAAAGTGAATTTGGCTGCTTTATTAATAGTTTGTATTAATCTAAAGCACAGCAATCAACATGCTCATTGTGTAAATCCTCACATGCAAAATTGTGCACCCAACCATCATTACCTTTAGAAcataaatgtttcatattttcagcAGTCATTGCCATGATACCATAGGAACTGATAACAGGTGAGTCTTTAGATTTGGTAAGTAAATCTAAATTTTTAGTGCTGCTTATCACATGTTGTCAAATGTAGTTTACAGGGACAACTCTTCAGCTATCATTTCGCAAACACATGTACACTTTTATGAGTATTATGTATACTAGTAGTACTACAGCACTACAAgtgctataataataataataataataataataataataataacaataataataacaataagaatTATCcatcataaaaatgtattattatacaTTGTGGGAGTCATAAGTCTACCTTTTCAGTATACCTTAATTAACTAAATTTATTCTGACGTCAGACTGATCAGTCCGTGCGGATATGGGATAAAATCACTTGTTGAGCGTGTCACTTTTTGCAGTGTGGCACATCATCTCACTCGGAGGGCGgcggtggatggatggatatgCTGCTCTCGACAGGCGTGCGTCCCCAGCCTCTCCAAACACCAaccggtgtgtgtgtgacgcAAAGGAGTCTACTTAAGCGGGATTATCGCTGAGCGGCACACTGAGCTCCACACTGCACTCAGTCACACACAACCCTTCTTCCGTGTACACACGATCCAACACCGCCGTACAGGAGGGCTGTCTACCAATCAGCGCCTGGAGAGCGAAGGGACTGGAGAGCTCAAGCTCAGACACGCGTGCACACGCGTAAATACACTCACCACAAACACGTCCATGAATTTGATGGATACTGTTGCAACTCTCGGAGACCTAGAAGGGGACTAATAGGAACCTCTGTTGATTTTTCTGTGCACAGTTTGCGCCTGAGTGTGATCTTCTCCGGATGAACAATCATGGGGGAGTGGACCATATTAGAGCGTCTCTTGGAGGCGGCTGTCCAGCAGCACTCTACCATGATCGGAAGGTAAGAGTTGggaaaagacacacagaaacaagcgTTATACTCCTTTTTGAATAAGGGTTTTAGAGTCGATGTCAAAATGCAGCACAAGTAAAACGAGTGTACAGCTGGGGAAAATCCCACACAACATCTAGAATACACTGATTCAGTGAACAGTGAATACCTGAAAAGCATTGGTTAGTGATTAAAATCAAAGTGATCTATCAAAGGAAGCAGGTGTTTTCATCTTCAGGCCATTTTGAAGACAATGTTTAGGGCAAACGTATATTTCTAATAACAATATGAAGAATCCCACACAGGATTTCAGCAGTGGAAAGCTCCCAAACAGCTGCCAAATCAGACTGGGAGCTGTCCAGTGCTGAAGACTCAGGGCTCCGCTTTCTCCTACACCTCACTGACGGTTCACTTGTAGAGAAACTGGAACAATTGCTGAAGAGTTTAATTGCGGACTTgtgaattcatcttttttttctggtaggcaatgatttgtatttgtttgatttcCATTTCACTACTATATGAAAATACTGGTATGACaataatgttttcattctttacGTGCGTTTTTCTGACATCAATCTATGCATGAAGGCAcaattcagtgtatttgtttttttcagtataagactgtaaataaagaaaataatcttgTACATGCAAAAAATTCATCTTGTCTCAGATTCTGCCTTCAACACTTACTTCAAAACTACACCTGAATTTTGGAAAATTCGTTAAACAGTTTGATTTATATCGGAAAACAATGCGAATTTTAAGCTATTTAATAATAGTGACTGGGTAGAATTTtgatccatcacagtgaacatcacCCTTGCTTTTAATGTTGTGTAAATGATTTAATAACTGTGTGGAATTGTAGTGTAAGTGCAGACTGATTTGAGTGGCCTGCACTCAACACAATAATATAACAGCACTAAAAGCAGATGTGCAATGATTGATTACCTAATTCATTCTggtttcaagtctctgcaagttTAATTTCATATGGAAAATCTCTTGTAGCCAGTGCTGCCTGGAAGAACACAGAAAAGACATGAAACATCTACAACATTATGTTATACTTTAGTAGAAAGTCAGTAGTCAGTAGTAGTGTGGCTAAATACGTGTTAACCTGAAGCAACCAGAATATGGGTTGATGGGGGTCTTTGATGCACATGTTGACTCCTAATATATTTCAACCCTGGAGCCTCATGATTCTATcagtgtaaaacattttaatgtccAAGCTGAATTCCTATAAACTCTTCACCATTTTACCTGTACGAGTTCATCAAACTAAAAAGTTTTTAGTCGCACAAACTCAAAAATCTATCAAACCTCTGTCGTTTATATATAAATTCTCACCAGCggtctttacttttctttgttttgtggtCGTTTTTGCCATCATTGGTAACGTTGTCATAGAAACACTGGACAAAACCATGTTTTCCTCAGTTTGTGCTGTCATCACCACATTTGGAACAGTCTGTGTCCATCCTTGTGGCTATGGCTCCATTGCCAAGATCACCAAGtagctttaaaaacacaattagtaacaattaatatattataaatataacaCAATCAATAGTGATTGTCCATGTTGTGCCTTTGTAAATTTGGTTCAATGTCACTTTCAGATTTTTTGACTATTCTGACCTATTGATAGTGAACTCCACTTCTCAGAAATCCAGGATCAAAAAGGTTCAAGAACACTAACTATTTTATTTTGGGGGAAGCTAGATTTACATATCTGATGCAAATCTCAATATATCTATTGCTGTTGTTCTCAGGATCCTGCTGACAGTGGTCGTGATCTTCAGGATTCTGATTGTGGCGATAGTCGGAGAGACCGTGTACAACGATGAGCagtccatgtttgtgtgtaacacCTTACAGCCGGGCTGCAACCAGGCCTGCTACGACAAAGCTTTCCCCATCTCCCACATCAGGTACTGGGTGTTCCAGATCATTATGGTGTGCTGCCCCAGCCTCTGCTTCATCACCTACTCTGTCCACCAGTCTGCCAAGCAGAAGGAGCGGCGCTACTCTACAGTGTACCTCTCCCTGGACAAGGACCAGGACTCCATGAAGAGAGATGACAGCAAGAAGATCAAAAACACCATTGTGAATGGAGTGCTGCAGAACACAGAAAACTCCAACAAGGAGGCAGAGCCTGACTGCCTGGAGGTCAAGGACATTCCTCACTCAGCCCTGCGAACTACAAAGTCAAAAATGAGGAGGCAGGAGGGCATCTCCAGGTTCTACATCATTCAGGTGGTGTTTAGAAATGCACTGGAGATAGGGTTTCTAGTGGGTCAATACTTCCTGTATGGATTCAACGTCCCTGCGGTGTACGAGTGTGATCGATATCCTTGCATAAAAGATGTAGAGTGTTACGTTTCCAGGCCGACAGAGAAGACAGTGTTTCTGGTCTTCATGTTTGCAGTCAGTGGCATTTGTGTGGTGCTGAACTTAGCAGAGCTCAACCACTTGGGCTGGAGGAAGATCAAAACTGCAGTGAGAGGAGTGCAGGCCAGGAGGAAGTCCATTTACGAGATCCGTAACAAAGACTTACCCAGGATGAGTATGCCCAACTTTGGGCGCACTCAGTCCAGTGACTCTGCATATGTGTAACTGCCTACATACATAGAGGAGGCTGCAGGACAGCTGTGTACAAACTAGTTATCAAGaatgtggagaaaaaacattcaacattacaaattatttttccatatttactcttgaaaaaaaacaagtaaaacattCTGAGATTAAGGGGAAgggattttatttgtttccagTGGAAGTCAACTTCTTTCAGAGATTTTCGGTTTCTATAAAATCTCTGAAATAAATCACACTGCATCAGAAACAAGTGTAGTTATAATGTGTACCCCCTTAACAGAATGTTTCACCCTTTCCAAGAAATCAGAGATTTGAATGATGGTGAATAGAGCCTGTGTCTTCAAATGAAATTCAGTGGGACTGGACTTTTTCCTTGAGATGAACAGTTTATCTTGCCAAGCTTGTGTTGAATTTGGTATGATATCAACTTTATTTGTCTTATATGAACAACCAAGAGACAAACgaatcaaatgtttgtttgtcgGACTAATAAGGAGAAGACACTAATGagggttttcttttttgtaaagtGCTTCTTAAAAGCCTAGGCTGATACACTACGTggtcaaaagtatgtggacacccaaaCATTCCCAAACTTGAACATGTGGTGACACTATGTTCATTAATCTGCtgtaacagcctccactcttctggcTTCAGGCATCAGGCTTTCCaccagatgttggaacctgCTGCAGGGTTTTGCTCCAATTCCACAAGAGCATTAGcgaggtccaacactgatggtGATAAGGTCTGGCTCACGGTCGGTGTTCCAGTtaatcccaaaggtgttggatggggttgaggtgcagcccagtcaagttcttccataGCAAACTGGGAAAAGCATGGAGGCAGCTTCATGGAGCTGAGTTTGAGCACAGGAATGCTGTCATTTTGAAAAAGGAATGAGCCTTCACCAAACTTTTGTCACAAAGTTGTTGAACTGCTGGAGATTTCTCTTACAGGGGTACATCAGTTATAGCTCCAGTTATATAGTATTGCACTTGTATAAAGTTGGGGCACTCTTAAGGTCGAGATATCCTGACCTTTAGTCCTTAATATGGGTCAAGTTCCAAAACTGTTgcatcctacatttcccatgatgcaactcaATAGTGTCTGGCTTCATGCCATGTTCacattgtttattaaattaattaaacatgGGTTTAATTACCTTGAATGATGGATTTTGGCATGAGGCCTCCAGATTTGATTACCTTACTACTGTATCATCAAGCACCAAAGTGGAGATATCAAAACTCTCAGTTTCCTAGCAAGGTTGGCAACTGGTAATTAATTACAATAATGTGCATgttaccttttcttttttattttctcagacacctccagaaacaaagaaaatatacaacttttttttacacGCTGAGTAGTACTCCTCATGATGGAAAACCTGACTTCATGTGTAACTTTGATGGAGTGCGCCTTTAACTGGAACTAAGGGGCCCAGCCCAAACCATGAAATACAGCCCCAGaccaaaagtacacaaaaaGAATTTGCACAGgactgtccacatacttttggccaaaTAGTGAATGAGATTTCAGTGGTTTTCTGATGTCTGGGGACACCGAGTGTATTCTTGCACTAAAAAGCCAAATGAACATATCTGTCTGCTTCGAGCTGTGATGGTGTTTTAACGACATTCCAGTGAtttcaaacaatatttttacagtaaaacacaatgtGGCAGTGTCAAGGACAAGATTATTTTGACATTATAATACATAACACATTCTTACAGTATATCTCTCATCTCAAATATCTATCTCATAGCAATCACATTGTTCTGGATGCCTGTGCTTGCACCACTGACCTTAACCTAACAATCACTCCTTTGCTTTAGCTGAAGGAAGGTGGTGTCTGGAAACCCACCgccatttattttttctattacaCCTAAGCGCCCATCTCTttcatttgtgatgtttcttgttttcatgtcaTCAAGTGCCATTcatgttaataaatatattatattacatacatCTTTAGAGTATTTTAATATCATCCAgagatataaaaacacatgaaattccACTTTGGACTATCATGATATCATCCTCTATCATCTGAAGACCTGTATGGAAATGATGCTGCTGTCATCTTTGATTTCAATTTGTAACATAAACCCCAACCAGCCATCGCATATTCCAGAGTGATTTTAATCTAGACTCATTTGATTTTAATCAAGTGAAGCATATATTTGAATTTCATTGGGAAAACAGGTGATGCATTACTGTGGTAATGGTGCTACAATACTTTATGTCACTGTTAAATGAATATGACAAGCATCTGTAATAAAAGGGAAGCTATATGAACTAGATAAGTGTGGTGTGTGATGTTGAAGGTTTCAATAAAGGTGCCTACAAGGTCATCATGGCTGCTTTCATGTTGGACACCCTTggagaaatgaaaaattatgaGATTCTAAATCATGGGAAGACAGCTTGGGAAACTATAGTAAAGGATAAGGCTAagattattctatatttttcttattgtcaaccaatcccatgaaaaaacccaaaccaatactttctgacttccctaccctgtctgtggctctgaaCTCCAAGCCctttggttcctactgaagatgcaaatctcttgttgtttgtttgtttgttttttaagggtTAGTAATTTTACATCATTACTCAAACAGAAAGATATAATGCATTTGTTGGGTACTATTTTCAGCAGttgattaatacacatttggtgttctagtgagtatttctggcagcaggacggtgtgtgtgtgggattgagtcaaaataaactacaatgtgtgttcatggtaataaaggaacatgtcacccagtgtagcagtgtggctcattgatgtgtttttaatagtttttggacaacaaaggAGCTTAACAGCACAGGGGAAGAAGATTTACACAATACTTATTAGTACTGCAGGatgcattatttttgaaagtaaGCGAAATGTAGAATTTAGCCAGCCTTGCTATCTTTTGAAAACCATGTAACTCCAATTCTTTTTAGAAAAACTTTTTCATTGTTCCTTTACAGGTTAAGGAGATTTCCTTTTTCTTAAGCTAAATAACTCCTTTTGGaatatttgaaaaacacaaagctATAAACAGAACTGGCTTTCTTATCtaatgaaaagttgacattttgaagacATGGTATTCACAAGACAGTGAAGTAATATATTCCACACTCATACCCAGACATGGCCATAAATATATTGAATTACTatcaacaaaaagacaaaatgacaaaaatgaaaaagtgcATTTATCCATCTAGGAAGCAGGATTTGTatgtggatatactgtatgtgaacaggtatatgtgtgtgaatacatgcatgtgtatgagATGGTGGTGCGGCAGTGGGGCAGAGTCCTGCAAAGATGACTGCAACACTGAGGAGAAAAAGTGAAGGATAAACTCCTTTTCAGCACTCTCATTCTCAAATATGCAACACACTATCACCTGCAttctctctcagacacacacacacactttaactAAGTGGGAATTTAATTCCTCACTCCTGTGTATGTTTCAGAAGAAATTTACCATTTAGTAAAGATTGTTCCAAATGCCCAAAATCGCTGTTGCTCcattgtatgtgttttattcTACAACTGTAATTGTGATACAAATTTAAGTTTTGGGATTTTTCAGGTGAAAAATCAACAGTTTGTATTTCAAATATGTGTTGATTTATCCAAATAATACACTcatatagataaataaatacaaaatacaaaattgccctgccctgtttttttttttttttgttgttgttgtttttgttctttgttttttggagaTGTTAGGAGTGTTTTAAGCATAAgatataatttgtttttaaagataaacTTTGTTGTCTGAAGGTATGGTTAAAGTTCATGTTTTCAATCTTTCAATAGAAGGTGTAATATTGTACAACAGTGCTGCTCCTGTGAATTCTTGTAAATTACAATAAGAAGTGTATCTGTGGACAGCTCCTCTTAGTCAACGTGGCTGAAAGCGGAAAAAGCTACAGAGTggatttaagattattttggtGCACCAGTGTGTCGCAGAGTAATCACTAGAGACCAGCTGAGCTGCTGAAATTGTCAAGATATGAATATCTGTGGAAGCAAAGAAAGGCCACAATGATTTGAATATTATACATAACTAATAACCTTAAATTgtgaaatttaatattttatgccGAAATTTAAATAGCATTTCCTTTATAGCGCTgacatattttactttgaaaacCATCTATCTGAATTTATGACAAAAGTGTCCATGCTCTCCAGTCACTCATTTAAACTTCTTTGTAACCTGATAGATATCTGATCAAAAGACTAAATCCAAACTGATGTCATGTTTATGAATTggaatgaattaaaataaacattttatgaatTGTAATGGTAATATACTTTCATGaattggaaaaaacaaaaaacaggggACTTTAAACTGAATGAATTCTAGGTTTCATAAATTCAGAGGTATATAATTTCACCATGAAGTATTCACTGTTGATTAAATTTCAAAAATCTCACATtataaaattcaaatatttattgatattctttGTTTCCATGACAGTGGCCTCCAGTGTCACACACTTAGTATACCCAATTATCCACCTTAACCTACTCCCTAAAAGGTTTTACAGCTCTATAACAACATCACAGTACTCctgcaatacaatacaaatacaaatcattttgctgcctcaacaaatacagatacaaatacaaatagtgggctctctgcacatccctaggcTCTATAGTCATTTTCATGATCATCATGTTCATAAACATCCTCATCAAGTTACTTCTGTGAGCTTCTGGGGCTTTAATGGAAATCAAGCAGCTACTGTAGCTTTCAAATATGAATACTAATTCCCAGGAGTCTGAGCGGGGTTGGGGAGAGGTCAGTGATTAAAAAGTCACAGATGAATATGCAGGATGGAGAATTATCCTGACAGAGGGACAGTTTTAAACCTGGTGGATTGGATTATCAGTTTCTAATATTTTCCAGTGCAACCTGCCTGATAACACAGGACAggtaaaaatattttctgctaAAGAATAGCTGgagcctgaacacacacaacaagtGTGTTTTCACATCCTCTCTCTGATATGAACACACAGCATCCTTTGTATGCAAAGTATTGAGACAGAAGTGAAGGCTGCAGCCAGCAATGATCCACTGAGGCAAGCCTTGATCTGATGTCAGTGCTTTGTTCTCACCATGCTTTTGAAACATTTGAATATGTAGAAGAGTTCAGTGGGTATAACAGACTGCATACTgatgacttttatttttatcctctATCACAACCAGGATGCTTTTACACAATTAAggattacatttatattctatTCTGCTTTACTCTAactctattctattctgttctattctacAGTACTCTATTGTatgtaattgtattttatattactgtattgtattcttcTTTATTCTACTGCATTCTACTATAATATTTTGTTACTCTATATCTCGTCACAATTCTATTCAAGTTTACAGTTTTTTGCAATTGCTAAGACACACAAACTGATAGTTGTGTCACAATTATTGAAACCACTAACTCATGTAGCCTATCTAGTGACCAGGTATACTAAACCATAAGCATATTGTCTGCTTTACACTAAGTTTCTAGGTTATCTACATTAGACACATCATTCAAAACTAAAACCCAGTGTGTGTTGTCTGCTAAACACTGCCATTGAAATACTATAATTATCAATCACTTGCACCCAGAATGCACATGTGAAAACATCTATAACCACTTAGATCACTTAGAAATCAGAGTTTGAACACTATAAATAGGATTCAAGTTTGCTCTTTGGTGTGCACAACAATGGAGGCCAATTTTGGAGAGAGTTAGAGGAAGAGGTGTTCAAGTaacaggagaaggaggaagattGTGGCGATCAATcccacagaataaaaaagataataataatgggGATACCTTACATTCATGCTTTaaatatatgttatgttttggtaTGCGATTGCccattctgttttttgttgtttttttttacttacttccACACCCCACTAGTCCAGTCAGCCAGTGAGTTACTTCCACGTTGCCACTCCCTCGGAGTCCCGCCTCTTCCGTTTTCGTACCAGGAGATTTAATTCAGTATGGCGGGGGTCGCCGGCAGGtgaacagcaggagagaaaccCTCATGTCCGGAGTAAGCCTATCCTTGGCCATCAGCGCGCGTTTCAGTCCGCGTCGGTAAAATCCACCTTGGTTGTCCGCGAGCCGTGGATACTGCAGCCTCCCTTCTATCTATCTCCACGAACACATCAAACCGTCCGTGTTTTCAACTCCGGACAACGCACGTTTCCACACGTCCCCTGAACCGTGAGTCGGCCTAAGCCGGGTGACTTCACTGTGCTCTTTTCGttatcttttcttctttttttgactGGGCTTTTGGGGTTGGTAGGACGGtgaaaaactgaactgacttccttattttgagttttgtttgGGATTCCGGGAAAACCCGAGGcggattattttgtttgtgaacTGGACTGCTTGAACCTGAACTGTATTGAGAAACGGGAAAAACCCGGAACGGAGCACTACTTTTGTTTATGGACCTGGACTGATTTGttgaagagttttgttttttgtgtgagtgcTCTAATATAATTTTGGGAAATTCAAATGGTGGTGTGTTTGGCcttattaactttatttaagtgttcattttgtgttatttatattgTACCAAAAGGTcttttgaaagcatttttttttgtgggtcATGAGTTAACCATGTATCCTTTGTGGGGTTGAGGGTAATGCAAATTGTCCAAACcgctacataaataaatggcGCCCAATGTTAAAAGAACcctaaaatactaaaaaaaaaaaaaaaaaaaaaaaaaacaaacaacaaaacaggactgtgttgtggaaaaaagtgttttattgtatgtgaacaaacaaacaaacaaacaaacaaaaaaaaaaaaaaaaaaaaaaactgcgaACAATCATTATTGGTTGTGGGTTGTGGTTGTGTCTCAGTACAAATGATGGCTTCAGCTCTGGAGGATATCTTGAACTTCCCCTCTGAGGCTCACAAAACAGGACCTGAAACAGAAAGTTCTGTGTTAGTTGGTGGAGTATTAAAGGATCCTCTACCAATCTCTGGTTCACCTATGACAAATCACTCTTTATTGGACATGGATTTGTGTGGGGACTCCGACTTGACGCTACCTTTGCTCGCTCTGCCGCAAGGTGGTATTGCTTCATCGGAAGCCACCACTGGGTCAGGGCCCAAGCACTTGGCCCAGGAATCTTTGCATATAAGCATCCAGGAAGGATTCCAGTCCCTTTCAGAGGCACAGAGCAACCATAAGGATGAACTCAAGCTTGCTCTAGGTGTTGTAACCAAGGATCTTACGGCATACTATGATGAGCAACTGCGGCAGTTGAGATCGGCCATGGATAAACAGTTCAATTATGTACGTGAACAGTACTCG is a window from the Thunnus thynnus chromosome 18, fThuThy2.1, whole genome shotgun sequence genome containing:
- the gjd2b gene encoding LOW QUALITY PROTEIN: gap junction protein delta 2b (The sequence of the model RefSeq protein was modified relative to this genomic sequence to represent the inferred CDS: substituted 1 base at 1 genomic stop codon) — its product is MGEWTILERLLEAAVQQHSTMIGRXELGKDTQKQALYSFLNKGFRVDVKMHLMILSVILLTVVVIFRILIVAIVGETVYNDEQSMFVCNTLQPGCNQACYDKAFPISHIRYWVFQIIMVCCPSLCFITYSVHQSAKQKERRYSTVYLSLDKDQDSMKRDDSKKIKNTIVNGVLQNTENSNKEAEPDCLEVKDIPHSALRTTKSKMRRQEGISRFYIIQVVFRNALEIGFLVGQYFLYGFNVPAVYECDRYPCIKDVECYVSRPTEKTVFLVFMFAVSGICVVLNLAELNHLGWRKIKTAVRGVQARRKSIYEIRNKDLPRMSMPNFGRTQSSDSAYV